One region of Skermanella mucosa genomic DNA includes:
- a CDS encoding S1C family serine protease, translating to MGGQRFWRYMLIWALLVATIWIGDRFVRGVFLTASEPRAVTARGSLAESEESTISLFDATAPSVVYIFTDRADPSGDPNGRGSRGAGSGFIWDAAGHVVTNHHVVEGATRVAVRLDSGEAVPARVIGIAPNSDLAVLRLSENRAALRPIPIGTSDDLKVGQSVYAIGNPFGLTRSLSTGVISALERRLPAGSGREIAGVIQTDAAINPGNSGGPLLDSAGRLIGVNTAILSGSGSFAGIGFAVPADTVNRIVPKLIRDGRVPTPGIGIRVAPEQVGAQLGVTGVVIAEVIPGSAADRAGLRGFDPSGRRAGDVITHAGGYPVATLAELATRLEQTGVGHPVTLTIQRDGRTFTVNVTVIDIS from the coding sequence ATGGGCGGGCAGCGGTTCTGGCGGTACATGCTGATCTGGGCGCTGCTGGTCGCGACGATCTGGATCGGCGACCGCTTCGTGCGCGGCGTCTTCCTGACCGCCAGCGAGCCGCGGGCGGTCACGGCGCGGGGATCGCTGGCCGAGTCCGAGGAATCGACGATCAGCCTGTTCGACGCGACGGCGCCCTCGGTCGTCTATATCTTCACCGACCGTGCGGATCCATCCGGTGATCCGAACGGCCGGGGGTCGCGCGGCGCCGGCTCCGGCTTCATCTGGGATGCCGCGGGGCATGTGGTCACGAACCACCATGTGGTCGAAGGCGCCACCCGCGTCGCCGTCCGGCTGGACAGCGGCGAGGCCGTGCCGGCCCGGGTGATCGGCATCGCCCCCAACAGCGACCTTGCCGTGCTGAGGCTGAGCGAGAACCGCGCGGCGCTCCGCCCGATTCCGATCGGCACCTCCGACGACCTGAAGGTCGGCCAGTCGGTCTACGCCATCGGCAATCCCTTCGGGCTGACCCGAAGCCTCAGCACCGGCGTGATCAGCGCGCTGGAGCGGCGGCTTCCGGCCGGCAGCGGGCGGGAGATCGCCGGCGTGATCCAGACCGACGCGGCGATCAACCCCGGCAACTCGGGCGGCCCGCTGCTCGACAGCGCCGGCCGGCTGATCGGCGTCAATACCGCCATCCTGTCCGGGTCGGGCAGCTTCGCCGGGATCGGCTTCGCGGTGCCGGCCGACACCGTGAACCGGATCGTGCCCAAGTTGATCCGGGACGGCCGGGTGCCGACCCCCGGGATCGGCATCCGCGTGGCGCCCGAGCAGGTCGGGGCCCAGCTCGGCGTGACCGGGGTTGTCATAGCCGAGGTGATCCCCGGATCGGCAGCCGACCGCGCCGGCCTGCGAGGCTTCGACCCGTCCGGACGACGGGCAGGCGACGTCATCACCCACGCCGGCGGGTACCCGGTCGCGACCCTGGCGGAACTCGCGACCAGACTGGAACAGACCGGGGTCGGGCACCCGGTGACGCTGACGATCCAGCGCGACGGCCGGACGTTCACCGTCAACGTGACGGTGATCGATATCTCCTGA